A region from the Aquimarina sp. ERC-38 genome encodes:
- the dinB gene encoding DNA polymerase IV, whose protein sequence is MRTILHLDLDTFYVSVERLLDSKLAKRPLLVGGLGDRGVVAACSYETRKFGVHSGMSMKIAQELCPEAEVIKGNAATYSQHSDIVTEIIKERVPLFEKSSIDEFYADLSGMDKFFGAYKYATELRQKIISETGLPISLGFAQNKVVSKVATNEAKPNNQKKISIGNEKKFLNPLSIRKIPLVGGQTYQTLRSLGVRTIGTIQEMPVEAMKSVLGANGITIWKRSNGIDDTPVVAFCERKSISTERTFDRDTIDIARLRNILIAMTENLSYQLRRGNKLTACIAVKIKFSDFNTYTKQLKIPYSSADHILIPKILELFDKLYQKRLLVRLIGIRFSHLVSGSYQINLFEDSEQQINLYKALDHIRERYGDRSVVRAVAMDAKTIGRMHNPFNGLPPVVLAHRKK, encoded by the coding sequence ATGAGAACAATATTACATTTGGATTTAGATACCTTTTATGTTTCCGTAGAGCGGTTATTAGATAGTAAATTAGCTAAAAGACCGTTATTGGTAGGAGGATTAGGCGACCGGGGCGTCGTAGCTGCCTGTAGTTATGAAACCAGAAAATTTGGAGTGCATTCTGGAATGTCAATGAAGATTGCACAGGAATTATGTCCCGAAGCAGAAGTAATTAAAGGAAATGCTGCTACGTATAGTCAACATTCTGATATAGTAACTGAGATTATTAAAGAGCGTGTTCCCTTGTTTGAAAAATCCAGTATCGATGAGTTCTACGCTGACCTTTCCGGAATGGATAAGTTTTTTGGGGCATATAAATATGCTACTGAACTACGTCAAAAAATCATATCTGAAACCGGGCTTCCTATCTCCTTAGGATTTGCACAAAATAAAGTAGTATCCAAGGTAGCTACAAATGAAGCTAAGCCGAATAACCAAAAGAAAATTAGCATTGGAAATGAAAAAAAATTCCTAAATCCGTTATCTATTCGTAAAATACCTTTGGTAGGCGGACAAACTTATCAAACCTTAAGGAGCCTGGGCGTCAGAACTATTGGAACTATCCAGGAAATGCCAGTTGAGGCGATGAAAAGTGTTCTTGGCGCAAACGGTATTACGATCTGGAAACGGTCTAATGGTATCGATGATACCCCGGTTGTTGCTTTTTGTGAACGCAAATCCATTTCAACCGAACGTACTTTTGACCGGGATACTATTGACATTGCCCGATTGCGTAATATACTAATAGCCATGACTGAAAATTTATCGTATCAGCTTCGTAGAGGCAACAAGCTTACTGCTTGTATCGCGGTAAAAATTAAGTTTTCGGATTTTAATACATACACAAAACAACTCAAGATACCCTACTCTAGTGCAGACCATATTTTAATACCTAAAATTTTAGAATTATTTGATAAACTTTACCAGAAACGACTATTAGTTCGATTAATCGGAATACGTTTTAGCCATCTCGTTTCTGGTAGTTATCAAATTAATCTTTTTGAAGATAGTGAACAACAAATCAATCTGTACAAAGCCTTAGACCATATCAGAGAACGATATGGTGACCGAAGTGTAGTCAGAGCTGTTGCTATGGATGCAAAAACTATAGGCAGGATGCATAATCCCTTTAACGGATTACCTCCGGTAGTACTAGCACACAGAAAAAAGTAA
- a CDS encoding riboflavin synthase subunit beta — translation MPRYWEGEGSPFQLEQRFDKYRNTVGQNKNLKQKVNAAWDDLRSDSEYAQATNRRVFIIAIVLILLFLYLINFDLSIFFP, via the coding sequence ATGCCTAGGTATTGGGAAGGTGAGGGTAGTCCTTTTCAATTAGAACAGCGTTTTGATAAATATCGAAATACCGTAGGTCAAAATAAAAATTTAAAGCAAAAAGTAAACGCTGCTTGGGATGATCTACGCTCTGATTCGGAATATGCTCAAGCTACAAATCGCCGGGTTTTTATTATTGCCATAGTACTGATATTGCTGTTTTTATATCTTATCAATTTTGACCTTTCAATCTTTTTTCCTTAG